One Alphaproteobacteria bacterium genomic window carries:
- the aroC gene encoding chorismate synthase: MPGNSFGQALRLTTWGESHGAGGIGGILDGVPPGLFLPIDCIQHELDRRRPGANSFTSPRPESDRVEILSGVFNNKTLGTPIAFQVQNTNQQSKDYDALKNIFRPGHGDYSYQQKYGLRDHRGGGRSSARETIARIVGGAIAKTILTHLFGKALKVRAAVTQIGIHKINPDSWDWDAVGRNLFSCPDPVTADLWTSYLTEIKNQGRSVGALIEVHATGIPAGLGEPVFDKLDADLAKALMGINAVKGVEIGQGFSCVDAESGYDEMAMDAEKVAFLTNQAGGILAGISTGQPIVCRLAIKPTSSTTAMRQTVTTDGQNITTGVAGRHDPCIGIRAIPIVEAMVNLVLADHALRWRGQCGGIQIPGSR; encoded by the coding sequence ATGCCAGGAAATAGTTTCGGACAGGCTTTGCGCCTGACAACATGGGGGGAAAGTCATGGGGCTGGCGGCATTGGCGGAATCCTTGATGGCGTTCCACCTGGGTTGTTTTTGCCCATCGATTGTATCCAGCATGAATTGGATCGCCGCCGACCGGGGGCAAATTCATTCACATCCCCCCGCCCGGAATCCGACCGGGTAGAAATCTTATCGGGCGTTTTTAACAATAAAACCCTTGGGACACCGATCGCGTTCCAGGTTCAAAACACGAATCAACAATCGAAAGATTATGACGCCCTTAAAAATATTTTCAGACCCGGGCACGGCGATTACAGCTATCAACAAAAATATGGATTACGCGATCATCGTGGCGGCGGCCGATCATCCGCCCGCGAGACCATCGCCCGCATTGTTGGTGGGGCCATCGCTAAAACGATTTTGACCCACCTTTTTGGCAAGGCTTTAAAAGTCCGGGCCGCCGTAACACAAATTGGAATTCATAAAATTAATCCAGATTCCTGGGATTGGGATGCGGTTGGTCGCAACCTTTTTTCCTGCCCCGATCCCGTAACAGCCGATCTTTGGACGTCTTATCTGACAGAAATAAAAAACCAGGGACGATCCGTCGGCGCCCTAATCGAAGTTCATGCAACCGGCATCCCGGCGGGATTGGGAGAGCCCGTGTTTGATAAACTGGATGCTGATTTAGCAAAAGCGTTGATGGGAATTAATGCGGTAAAGGGTGTCGAAATTGGCCAAGGATTTTCGTGCGTTGATGCCGAATCAGGATACGATGAAATGGCGATGGATGCGGAAAAGGTTGCGTTTCTAACGAACCAGGCCGGTGGGATTCTGGCGGGGATTTCAACGGGGCAACCGATCGTGTGTCGCCTTGCGATTAAACCAACCAGCTCCACCACCGCAATGCGACAAACCGTCACAACCGACGGCCAGAACATAACCACCGGCGTCGCTGGCAGACATGATCCCTGCATCGGCATCAGGGCCATCCCCATTGTAGAGGCCATGGTCAACCTGGTTTTGGCCGATCATGCCCTACGCTGGCGCGGACAATGCGGGGGCATCCAGATCCCGGGCAGCCGTTAA